The Pseudogulbenkiania sp. MAI-1 sequence GGAGGATTACTCGGGCTGCGCTGGTCAAAGTGGAAAGAAAGTTGAATGACCGTCCCAGGAAACGGCTGGACTGGAAGACGCCAAGGATGCTGTTCGAAGGAAGCAAATCACTGAATTGATTTACCTATTGACTGTTGCACTTACTTTTTGAACTCGCGAAGGATAATGACCAAGCAGAGAGAAGTTCGCACCACCAGTTATCTCCTAAGTGCCCAACGAGTTATCTGGGACAGAATTCATCAGGAAGGCGCCACGGTCAGCCCATTTATCAGAGAGAAACAGGGGACAGGCCTCGGTTTCCGCTATTTCCCCAAAACTGCTTGCAGCAAAGAAATCGTGGTCTGTCCCCCATTATTTCTCGCTGCGCTCCGATTGCACCCTACGGCTTATTGCGGGTTACGGCCTTAAATCTACAGCCTCAACGCCTGACTTCAGCGGCAGCCGTAGGCTGTCCACTGGAAGGAAATGTTGGGCATCACCGTTCGATCACAACTTGTACAGGGCCTTCAACTCGCGCTGAAGGACATGGAAACCGGAACTGATGCTCCCCTTTGGAAACGGGATATATGCGACTCCGGTAAGGTTGGACGGAATGTTGACCCCCTCCTCGTGCAGAAGAACTACCGAATTCCGACCGTATCGTCCTTGGAAGAAACCGATCTCGTGCATGACATTCTCCCGAACTCTTGCTTCGTCTTCGTTCGCAACGTCATCTCCTGTCATGACTATCACTGCGCTGCTACAGCGGGCCGCATTGTCGATCAGCTTCTCGATGATCGTGCGGCCAAGGTTTGGCTCCTGCTCTAATTCCAGGGTCGGTATGCCTACATCCCTCTCGATGAATGGCTGAACTGCACGCCAATCGGCGGATCGACCATGAGAGATGAATACGCGGCAAATGCTTGACTCTTTAGGCTGAGCAAGCTCACTGTTTGCTCGAATTTCGAAAATTTGGTCTATATCACGAACTAGCCTTTCGGCCTGAGCTCTTGAATAGTGAACAGGAGCAGGCATGCCAGACCCAGAGCTAGCCATCTCAGCCTCGGGCTCGGTCTTGATCGCTTGGAAATCTCCGTAGAGATCTGGGAGCAGTCGCTTCAGCGCATTCAACTGGTCGGCAGCTTGATCAAAGTAATGCCGCACCAAATCTGGAGGGAAGTTTCCGCGGGTTAGCACTTCGCCCCTACTTCGATTGCGGCTAACGTTTTCGTCCATCACGGCCAAAATAGCCTTACGGATTCCGGCCAGCTTAGCCATTACAACGGCCAGTTCGGTCATCTAGTCACTCCCTATTTCTTCGCGGTCAGCGTACCCGGCGCGTCCGCCAGTTCTCGTGATGCCCAATGTTGGAGATGAGTGGCGGACACAGGCGTGCGCAGCGCGCCGGAGACCGTCCGCTCGATTGCAGGGTTAGTCTGCACTGTCGTCGCCGTAGGCGGCTGGTGCGTAAAGTCCGATGTGCAACGGGCGAGCGATCAACTGGAGTTGAGGCATGTTCTCCAGCAATGCAAATTCCTCTACGAGGGGCTTGAACTTCTTGTGGCCGTACTCGCTGAGGCAGTTGTAGAACAGCATGAGGTGTTCGTAACCGGAAAGCTGCGCTCGCACAAGCGATGTGTACTTTCGCTTGTCTTCGATGGGCGCTTTCTTGATGAACTTCAGGATGTGATAGAGGTGACGGAAGTAGTGGCCCAACTCCGACTGATGATCGGAGTAGAACTTGCGATACACGGCCTGCACTGTTTGCAACGCTTGGGCATCTGGGTAATGAGCCTCCGTGGCATGCACCCTCTCAAGGCGATGGTACCAGACCTTGAAGCAGTCCCGTGATCGGGTGACTCGACCGTTGTCACCCACGAGGTCCATTGCATTGACGATGTCCCCGTGAGTTCGTAGCAATGAGAAGAAGGAGTCTTCGAACCGTTGTAAGGTAAACGTGGCGGTTTGCTCAGCAAGTTGGAGCTTCTGCCCCTCAAGCTCAGCCCGCGTTGCAGCAAGCTCTTCGCGCTGCAGCGCGAGTTCGTCTCTCTGCATCCAAGAGGTGAAGATCAGGGTGGCAAACGCTAGTCCAGAGAACAGGGCGTTCACTGCGCCAAACATGTCGCCAAAGGTGCCTCGGTTTGCATCAGCGTGGAGCCAAAGACCGGAGGCGATCCAAATGAGAATGACAACAAGCCAAGGAATAAGCAACCAGCGAAGCTTCGGCTTTGGTTGACTGGAAGTCGGTATTTCCATATGTACGGCCTAGAAGTAGACGTCCTAAACGACGTAATTTATTGCGTCACCGACGCCAATGATCACAGCCAAGCCATGCTCGGCCTGGCTTCACAGCACCAAATATTCACCAATCATAAACAAAATACATCACCCCCTGCCAGCCCTGGCGGGAGAACAGCCGTGCCCACCCCCAACCAGCAAAAAACCCCGCAGCCTCACAGCCACGGGGTTTCGTCATTCGGGAGTCAGTCCCACCAACATCGATCAAAACCTCACCCGCACGCCCCGATATGGCCGCAGGCGGTGCAGAATTCGCAGCCGTCCTTCTTGATCAATGCGTGGTGGCCGCATTCCGGGCAGGGTTTGCCGGCGACCGGGGCGACGGTTTCCATTTGCACGCTGTCGAACAGGTCGCCCTGCTCCGGCACCATCACGCCCATGTTTTCGACCGGCACGCCGTCTTCGGTGAGTAAGCCCAGCATGGCGAAGCGGTGGATCAGGAGGCGCGCGACGTAGGCGACGGTGGAGGGCCAGCTCTGCGACTTGTCGCTGCCGGGCAGGCGGGCGAAGAAATCGCCTTGCGGTTCGGCGTAGTTGAGCAGCTTGCGCAGTTTCAGGCCGATCCAGGCGGGGTCGATCACGCGCATGTCGAGACTCAGCATCTTGCACAGGCCGTCGAGCTCGCGCGGGTAGCTGCCGGCGAGCCACATCGAGAACGGGCGGCGCTGGCCGTCGGGCAGCACCAGCTCCTTCAGGAACAGCACGAAGTCGTCGCCGGTTTGCGGGTTGCTGACGTCCACCGACCAGCTCATGGTGCCGTCGGTGCCGGTCTTGGGTTCTTTCTTGGCGAACAGCGCGTCCATCACCGGGGTGGTGTCGTCGGCGTTCATGTCGAGCGCGCCGAGCTGTTCGACGCGGTGGCGCACCACCTGGCCCAGCACGGCGGCGGCGGAGCTGGCGTAGAGCGTGCGCTCGCCCAGTTCGAGGGTGTAGCGCCGGTCGCCCATGGTTTGGGCCAGCGCGTCGAGCTTGAGGGCG is a genomic window containing:
- a CDS encoding TIR domain-containing protein, encoding MTELAVVMAKLAGIRKAILAVMDENVSRNRSRGEVLTRGNFPPDLVRHYFDQAADQLNALKRLLPDLYGDFQAIKTEPEAEMASSGSGMPAPVHYSRAQAERLVRDIDQIFEIRANSELAQPKESSICRVFISHGRSADWRAVQPFIERDVGIPTLELEQEPNLGRTIIEKLIDNAARCSSAVIVMTGDDVANEDEARVRENVMHEIGFFQGRYGRNSVVLLHEEGVNIPSNLTGVAYIPFPKGSISSGFHVLQRELKALYKL
- a CDS encoding putative phage abortive infection protein; this encodes MEIPTSSQPKPKLRWLLIPWLVVILIWIASGLWLHADANRGTFGDMFGAVNALFSGLAFATLIFTSWMQRDELALQREELAATRAELEGQKLQLAEQTATFTLQRFEDSFFSLLRTHGDIVNAMDLVGDNGRVTRSRDCFKVWYHRLERVHATEAHYPDAQALQTVQAVYRKFYSDHQSELGHYFRHLYHILKFIKKAPIEDKRKYTSLVRAQLSGYEHLMLFYNCLSEYGHKKFKPLVEEFALLENMPQLQLIARPLHIGLYAPAAYGDDSAD